The stretch of DNA ACAATATAGAGGGATGCATCTGCCGATTCCGCCAGTTTTTCCAGGAATTTTCGCTGGGGCTCCAAGCCAATACAGATGAGATGCATTTTATGTTTTTTAATCAGAGCTCCCGCCTCGATGGCATCCAGGTATGGATCCTTATCACCACTGGCCCAGGTTGGTAATCCGTCGGTGATTAGGATTACCAGGTGTTTTTTTCCCCGTCGGCCGCAGAGATAGTTTACGGCGGTGCGAATTCCTTCTCCCATGGGCGTGAGACCAGCAGCACTCATGGCCGCCAGGCCGCGGCGGACCATCAGGTCGTTTCTGGTTGAACGGACTTTAACACCTACATCGCCTTCCTGAAACGTAATCAAAGATAAAGGTTCATGCATCTGCCGCACCAGATTATCGGCCAGGGTTTTTACCTCCCGGATTCGTTTCCCGTTCATGCTTCCGCTGGTATCCACCAACAAACATACTTCCAGCGGCGGGGCTCCGCCATCTTTTATGACCCGGAAATCTTCATTGCGCAAAAACTGTG from Dethiobacter alkaliphilus AHT 1 encodes:
- a CDS encoding vWA domain-containing protein; protein product: MQVVENEIRRLQRLQEEKTFQRYHYRCVRHGQNNEGFYTLRETQPRQHGCRDSLAVAETMICAARRRLTSGDAQFLRNEDFRVIKDGGAPPLEVCLLVDTSGSMNGKRIREVKTLADNLVRQMHEPLSLITFQEGDVGVKVRSTRNDLMVRRGLAAMSAAGLTPMGEGIRTAVNYLCGRRGKKHLVILITDGLPTWASGDKDPYLDAIEAGALIKKHKMHLICIGLEPQRKFLEKLAESADASLYIVDDLDHREIAAITRRERSRVGSLIPT